In Chryseobacterium oryzae, the genomic stretch CAGTTTTTTGGATTTCTTCTAGGTGCCCGTTTTTTTGTTGCCATTTTGCTTACTTTTGCACTGTATGTTTCTACATATTTTTTATTCAATCAGGATGAAACTTTCAGAAATTTCGTTTTTGACTTCAAAGTTCACGGCATTATATTTTGTACCGTACTATCCATTCTTGCAGGCGGAATCATCAACCAGTTTTATGATGTAGAAAAAGATCATATTGCTAAACCTTTCAGAAGCAGAATTCAGAGTTTCATAAAGCAGAAATATTTTCTGTATGCTTATTTAGTATTAACACTTATTTCTCTCGGTGTTGCTGCTTTCATCTCGCACAGAGTTTTGGTATTCTTTATTGTATATCAGTTTTTTATGTGGTTTTACAGCCACAAATTGAGCCGTATTCTTATCATCAATAATCTTACTTTTGTAAGCCTTACATTATATCCTTTTTTTGGAATGATGGTTTATTATGAAACTTTTTCTAAAAAAGTTTTTCTCATGGCTATTTTTCTTTTTTTAATTCTGTTATGTATTGATATTGTAAAAGATATGCTGACAAAAACTGTAGATAAAACATTCGGATATGTCACCATTCCTAATTATTTCAGTTCCAAAACAACCAATACGATTGTTATTTCCATTTTAACCGTGATTATGGCAGTTTCAATGAAACTTATTAATAAAACAGGCATTTCCGGTTACATGTCTTACTATTTTGTATTGGGATTGTTTGTTATCATTATGTGTATTTACCTGTTAATTAATTCTTCCAGACAGATTAAAGTTTTAGTTCTCAATATATTAAGATTTTGGATTTTGGTAGGAATTGTTGCGATGCTTCTTACAGGAATTCAGGGTAAATTGTAAAGAAAAAGCTTTAATAAAGAGGTGGTTATTCTTACATTTGCAATAATAATTTTTACATAAAAAGAATGCCCATTTTTAACGATACTCAAGTTGCTTTTGCTGATAAAACAGATGCACAGTTAAGAAAAGCGTATTGGATGTTTAAAATGATTGAACAGCCTGCTTTAACCAATATTGGTACTTCTGTACTTAATTTTACGGTTCATAATAATTTTCCTTTTGTTACCGGAATTGTTAAAAATACACTCTTCGAGCAGTTTGTGGGAGGAGAAACCCGTGAAGAAAGTATGAAAGTTGTTAAACAGCTTTTTAAAAGAGGAGTAGGAAGTATTTTCGATTATTCTATTGAAGGAAAAGAAGACGAAGAAACTTTTGATGCAGTCTGCAAAGAGATTAAAGATATTGTGAGATTTTCTGTAGGAAATCCTGCAATACCTTTTATTGTTTTTAAACCAACTGCATTTGGAAGAATAGACCTTTATGAAGCGGTGGGAAATGGTTCAGAACTAACTTTAAGCCAGAAAGAAGAATGGTCGAGAGTGGTGAAAAGATTTGATGAAGTTTGCCAGCTTTGCCACGAAAACAACAAAAAAGTGATGGTAGATGCTGAAGAAACCTGGATGCAGGATGCAGCAGATCAGCTTTGTGAAGAAATGATGGAGAAGTACAACCAAGAAAAACCAATTGTATGGAACACCATACAGATGTACAGAACCGGTCGTTTAGAATATATGGAGCAACATCTTAACAGAGCCCAAGAACGAAACTACTTCATTGGTTATAAAATTGTTCGTGGTGCGTATATGGAAAAAGAGAGAGCCAGAGCTGTGGAGAAAGGATATGCAGACCCAATTCAGCCAACGAAAGAAGCATCAGATAAAAATTACAACTCAGGGATCGATTTTGTTATGAATCATCTCGATAAAGTTTCTGCATTTTTTGGTACTCACAATGAGATTTCTTCGGAGCTTATTATGGATAAAATAAATGCTAAAGGATTACCGCACAATCATGAAAACCTTTATTTCGGGCAGCTTTACGGCATGAGTGATAACATTACTTTCTATTTGGCAGATAAAGGGTATAATGTAGCTAAATATCTTCCTTACGGACCTGTAAAAGATGTTGTACCTTATCTTACAAGAAGAGCCAGAGAAAATACATCTGTTGCCGGACAAACCGGAAGAGAATTAGGCTTAATTAAAAAAGAACTGGAAAGAAGAAAAAAATAATTTTCTTTTTTTACAAATGATAAAACAAAAACTCCATTGCTAAATGGAGTTTTTTGTTGTTATTAAGGTTCAAAACTTTCAAATTTTCCATTTTCATAGAATAGAACAATACGTTTTATCTTATTTGTTTGATTATCTGTATTTTCTGTAATTACTTTTTTTGTTGAATTTTCTAATGGCTGAGAATTCAATATTTTCTGTTCTTCTTTACTTTGATATGATATAGGCGATTCTGACTGCGTTATATTTTCTTCTGTTTTTGGAAGATCAACATTCTCTAAAATCTCGTCTTCACTAATTAAGGTAAAAAGATCAGGAAGAGAAGTAGGTTTAGTTTTTTCTGTTTCATCATTCTGTTCTTCTTTAAGTTCAGACTTCAGCATTTCACCTTCACCATTTACCAGCCAATCCCATAAAATCTCGGGAAAACGAGATTTTATTTTAATAATGAATTCCAGAGAAGGTTTATTTCTCCCTGAAGTAACATGAGAAATTGAAGATCTCTGTACATCAATTTCGTCTGCAAATTCTGAAGGAGTATATCCTGAATATTCTATAATTTTTGAAATTCTTTCGTTTAAACTCATTTTTTCTTATTGAAAATGGTAATTACAAATGTAAATAAATTATTTACAAATATAAAATACAAATGTAAATAAAAACAGTTGCTATTGTAATACATTTGTAAACATAATATGTTGCTAAAAACCAATATATTATAAAATTTTCATTAGTTGTTAACAAATTATTGAAAACCATTTATTGATTTAACTATTCAATATTTATGTTAAAGTATTCCATGAGATAAATACTGTATGAACAATTTTTATGGCTTATATAAAGTGAATAAAATAATGATTCAATTATCTAGGCAATTAGCATCACCAATTAAACAATGGAGTAGGATAGGGCTTTCATGGAGTTTTTGCTGGGTTAAATTTAAATAATCCTGATATTACTTAGTTAAATTTCAGATTAGAGATCACGATTCATCGCTTACACAAGCATCCATTAGATATTCACTTAAATGCCTAAAATTATTTTTTCGAATTTGAATTTCAAAACAAAAAACAAGGAAATTTACATTTGTAATTATAGCAAAAAACAATGTTTTTCCACATTAGAAATGTTTAACCAAATAACACTCAAATGGGGAAAAGATGCCGTATTTTAACTTAAAGTATACCTTAATTAATTGTTTAATTAAAAATTATAAAGTACTGAATTTTAATTAAGTAAATTATTGTAATTAAATTATTAGCAATTAACATTTTTATCAACAGACAAAAAGGCAATTTGATTTGTTTAACGATTTTACAAATGTTAACCTTGTTTTATTTTGAAAAATCATTAAATTTGAATAATGTAAATTGTTATTAAATGAACTGGAAACATTTCTATACTGTAAATTCTGAATTTCCTAATCGCTATATTTCCCCTAAAAAATTATTTTCTTTTCTTAAGGAGAATTATTCGGAGTATATTACGGAAGTCGGTAGATCTTTTTTAGATTATCCTATTTATAAATTGTCGATTGGTAAGGGAAGTACCAAAGTTTTAGCATGGTCGCAAATGCACGGGAATGAATCTAATGCTACTCATGCAATGTTGGATCTATTGGAGAGTTTTAAAAATAGTCCTCAAACTGGAAAGGAATTACTCAGTAAAATCACTTTAGATTTTATTTTTATGCTTAACCCCGATGGTTCTGAAAAATGGACACGACTTAATGCTTCAGATATAGATCTTAATCGGGATTTTCATAATGAAGCAAGTAAGGAAATAAAGATTTTAAAAAAAATGGCAGCTTCCTCCAAATACGATTATGCACTGAATTTGCATGAACAGCGAACTATTTTCACAACAGATGGTATTCATCCGGCTACATTCTCCTTTCTTGCACCTTCAGAAAATATTGAGCGTACTATCACCGAAAACCGAAAAAAATGTATGGCAGTTATTGCGGAAGTTTATAAAGAACTCAGCACATTAATTCCTGGGCAAATTGGTAGATATTCTGATGAATTTTATCCTGCCTCTACTGGAGATAATTTCATAAAAGCAGGAATGCCCACTATTTTATTTGAAGGAGGACATTTTGTAGATGATTATACCAGAAAAGAAACCAGAAAGTATTATACCATTGCACTTTACTGTGCTTTAGAAGCGATGAGTACGCTTCGATCAGGAACCGATGGTTGGGAAATTTATAACGAAATTCCAGAAAATAAGGAAACTCATTACGATATTATTTACAGGAATGTAAAATTAAATACAGATCACGAATGCATTTTAGATATTGCAGTACAATACAGGGAAGTTTATGAATCAGGAAAAGATGAAATTTCGTTTATCCCGTATGTAGCCTTGGTAGGCGATGTAAAAGGAAAAAAAGGTTGGCTCGAAATAGACTGTTCCGGGAAAAAATTTATTTCCGAAACCAAATATCCCAAACTGGATGCAGAAGTAAGTTTTACCATAGAAGATTAAAATAAAAAGCGGAATTTTAATTCCGCTTTTCTTATATTTTTTAGTTAACAACTTTAATTCCGTTGGCAACAAATCTTATTTCTTCTTTAGGTTTTGTAATCGCATCAATTTCAGATTGAGGCTTTTTAGCATCTTGTGCATAGTGTTTTTGTTCGTCTACAGAAGTTACTTTTTTCTCTGCACTCC encodes the following:
- a CDS encoding UbiA family prenyltransferase, coding for MNSEKENIRDKDFMSKSLLYRISQFFGFLLGARFFVAILLTFALYVSTYFLFNQDETFRNFVFDFKVHGIIFCTVLSILAGGIINQFYDVEKDHIAKPFRSRIQSFIKQKYFLYAYLVLTLISLGVAAFISHRVLVFFIVYQFFMWFYSHKLSRILIINNLTFVSLTLYPFFGMMVYYETFSKKVFLMAIFLFLILLCIDIVKDMLTKTVDKTFGYVTIPNYFSSKTTNTIVISILTVIMAVSMKLINKTGISGYMSYYFVLGLFVIIMCIYLLINSSRQIKVLVLNILRFWILVGIVAMLLTGIQGKL
- a CDS encoding proline dehydrogenase family protein, which translates into the protein MPIFNDTQVAFADKTDAQLRKAYWMFKMIEQPALTNIGTSVLNFTVHNNFPFVTGIVKNTLFEQFVGGETREESMKVVKQLFKRGVGSIFDYSIEGKEDEETFDAVCKEIKDIVRFSVGNPAIPFIVFKPTAFGRIDLYEAVGNGSELTLSQKEEWSRVVKRFDEVCQLCHENNKKVMVDAEETWMQDAADQLCEEMMEKYNQEKPIVWNTIQMYRTGRLEYMEQHLNRAQERNYFIGYKIVRGAYMEKERARAVEKGYADPIQPTKEASDKNYNSGIDFVMNHLDKVSAFFGTHNEISSELIMDKINAKGLPHNHENLYFGQLYGMSDNITFYLADKGYNVAKYLPYGPVKDVVPYLTRRARENTSVAGQTGRELGLIKKELERRKK
- a CDS encoding helix-turn-helix domain-containing protein yields the protein MSLNERISKIIEYSGYTPSEFADEIDVQRSSISHVTSGRNKPSLEFIIKIKSRFPEILWDWLVNGEGEMLKSELKEEQNDETEKTKPTSLPDLFTLISEDEILENVDLPKTEENITQSESPISYQSKEEQKILNSQPLENSTKKVITENTDNQTNKIKRIVLFYENGKFESFEP
- a CDS encoding M14 family zinc carboxypeptidase; its protein translation is MNWKHFYTVNSEFPNRYISPKKLFSFLKENYSEYITEVGRSFLDYPIYKLSIGKGSTKVLAWSQMHGNESNATHAMLDLLESFKNSPQTGKELLSKITLDFIFMLNPDGSEKWTRLNASDIDLNRDFHNEASKEIKILKKMAASSKYDYALNLHEQRTIFTTDGIHPATFSFLAPSENIERTITENRKKCMAVIAEVYKELSTLIPGQIGRYSDEFYPASTGDNFIKAGMPTILFEGGHFVDDYTRKETRKYYTIALYCALEAMSTLRSGTDGWEIYNEIPENKETHYDIIYRNVKLNTDHECILDIAVQYREVYESGKDEISFIPYVALVGDVKGKKGWLEIDCSGKKFISETKYPKLDAEVSFTIED